Below is a window of Paramisgurnus dabryanus chromosome 20, PD_genome_1.1, whole genome shotgun sequence DNA.
TCAGCGgctccagtttgtgttgaactccctagagggagaagcaCGGCGAGAGGTACAAGCCGCCCCCGAAGCAATCCGAGCCACCGCCCAGACTGTGTTCCAGTTCCTTACTGAACAATATGGCGACCAtacccccgtagctgtcctccgttcacaattttttaattgtaagcaaggcccccgacaacctattagagcttttgccctcagGCTGCGGGAGCAGTTCACTCGCCTGCAGGCCCGACGAGACCATGGGCTAGGAGACGGAGAGACCTTGTTACGCGACCAGttcctcctggggatgaaagaaggccccgtgagacaaagtctgagggtccagtttcgaCGGGACTCCGGGCTCACCTTTGAGGACCTAAAGAAGGAGGCGCTGGCCTTGGAAGGTGATGAGGTCGAAGTAAGTGAAACCCCTGTATGTGCAGCCGTAAGTGGGAACACCGCAGCACCACCTGAACCCGCAGATTGGAAGCAAGCCCTCAGAGTAGAATTGTTGAAAGATGTCCGAGAGCAGATGTCGGAACTATCTAAGACTCTTCTGGGAGAACTTCGCCAAGGTAGGGCGCGAGAGGAACcgaggccggcaccccgagagcgagtcTACTCTGAGAGGGGCCGAGAGCCACCGGGGCGCCCGAACCGTTTTAACCGGCCCCGCTTTGAGTGGGATGACCAAGGGCGGCCAATCTGCAATCGTTGTGGAGAACCAGGGCATTATAGccgtcagtgtgggcctcgcagggcatcggaagggggtttttaggacggccggccacagtgggtcgtgtggccgggacccctcgaggAGACCCGGAAAGACGTGATAATTCAAGAGGCCAGATGGTGGGGCATAGCCCAATGGCGGAGGTGAAGGTATGTGGCAAGACAGTacagtgcctggtagatacgGGCTCTCAAGTGACATTGTTTGCCGAAAGTCTCTCGCAGGAAGTATTCGGGAAGCAGAGAACCCAAGGAGgagaggccccctggctgacgttgcGGGGCGCCAACGGTTTAGAGATTCCTTACATTGGCTATCGGCTGACGGACTTAGAAGTGCACGGGGTGTTAGTTCCCCAAAAAGGGGTGATCATCGTGGAAGACAGGTGTTTGGGAGTCCACCGAGCCCTACTAGGGATGAATGTGCTCTCCGAGTGTTGGGAGGAGTTATTTCGGGCTAGGCCCGGCCCTAGGATCTCCCCTGTTGAGAGGCCCCTATGGGAGCGAGTGGTCGCCGACTGTCGTCGGGTCCAGATGACCCAGGTCCGTAGAAGCCGGGAAGAGGTAGGAAGAGTGATGTGTCGCTATGCTTTATCTATCccccctaggagtgaggccATGGTGTGGGTGAGAGTGGCCCCCCGAGGAGTTGGCCCCGAAGAGTGGGTATTGGTTGAACCCCACGCTGATTGCCCCCAAGTGGAAGTAGCACGAGGCctagcggcggtccaccgggggaggGTCCCTGTAAAGGTTCGAAATGACCACCCCTACCCAGTACACTTACACCGACACCAGCGGCTGGCCCGACTCACGGGGGTTGCACCCCATCAGGTGAGGGAAGAGAGAGATGTTAGTttccgtcaggtgtgccccactgtcatcgaggtggccctgacgcAGATGGAAGCCCCCTCAAACAACGGGGAGAGGGACATGCCGAGACACCTGGCAGGTGAGTCCCTACAAGGGGAAAAGCTGGAACAGGCGCAGACACAACGACTCCaagccctccttcagaaatggcaacatgtgtttgcaaGACACGAGGAGGATTACGGATGCACTAAGGTGGTAGAACATCATATTCCGACTGGAGATGCAGGACCCAGCAGGGAGAGATACCGGCCGATCCCACCCACGTTATATACAGAGGTACGCTCACTATTGCAGGGCATGCTGGGGCGGGGCATCGTCCGAGAAAGCAGTAGCCCATGGGCAGCCCCCATCGTACTGGTGCAGAAGAAGTCGGGAGCTTGGAGGTTTTGTGTGGACTATCGTAAGCTCAACCTGGTGACTAAGAAAGACGCTTTTCCCCTACCCCGGATCGAAGACTCCCTTGCGGGTCTCACGCGGTCTGCATGGTACTCCACTCTGGATCTGGCCAGTGGGTATTGGCAGGTGCCAGTGGCCGAGGCCGATAGGGAGAAGACCGCTTTCACGACCCCGTTTGGACTATTCGAGTGGgaacggatgcccttcgggctctGCAACGCCCCAGCCACGTTCCAACGTCTGATGCAGCGCTGTTTGGGAGGTCAGTTAATGGAGTCAGTCTTGGTATATCTAGATGATGTAATTGTGtactccccagatttcgattcccacctccggcaCCTCGAAGAGGTTTTCCAGGCAATGGAGAAATATGGGCTGAAGTTGCAACCCGATAAATGCCATCTGTTGAGGCGAGAGGTCCAGTTCCTGGGTCACGTGGTCAGCGCTGCTGGGGTGGCTGTAGACCCTGGGAAAGTCTCTGCAGTAAGAGATTGGAGTGCgcccaagactgtgaggcaagtacgtTCATTTCTGGGGTTTGTGGGATACTACAGACGGTTCATAAAAGATTTTTCCAAGATCGCTAAGCCACTTAACCAGCTGCTGGTCGGTACAGGGCGGAACCGGGGACGGGGATCACCCCCGATTGACTGGGATGGGTCCTGTGAGGGGGCATTTCAGAGATTGAAACAGGAATTGTTACAGGCTCCTATCTTAGCCTATGCAGACTTTACCCAACCATTTATCTTGTATACAGACGCTAGCAACCTGGGGTTGGGGGCGGTCTTGGCCCAACGACAAGCAGGAACAGAACGGGTGATTGCTTACGCAAGCCGAAGCCTCCACCCAGCCGAGAAGAACGATGCAAACTACAGCTCATTTAaactggaactgctggccctgaagtgggccctgagcgagaAGTTTAAGGACTACCTCTGGGGTGCTAAGGTAACGGTGATTACAGACAATAATCCTTTGGTACATTTACAGACAGCGAAGTTGGGAGCTGTGGAGCAGCGCTGGGTGGCACAACTTGCCAATTTCGAGTATCAACTGCAGTATCGGCCTGGGCGAGAACACACGAACGCGGACGCCTTGTCCCGATTGCCAGAGGCGGACAACCCCGGTTGCCGGGGAGGCAAGGAAGAAGAAAGCCAGAGGGAGGGCTATCTGATAGGGGCCGTGGAGGCCCCCGGAGGCCAGCAGGAGGCGGTACCGGAGAATTGGGGCTGGGACCCCTGTCGGTGGAAAACGAGGCAGGCCCAGGATCAGGATGTGTGTCAGGTAAAGATGTGGGTGGAACAGGGCCGACGGCCAACAGCGTCTGAGAGGCTGACTCAAACAGAGACGGGAAAAAGACTGCTGGGACAGTGGGACAAGCTGGAACTACAGGAAGGGGTGCTTTGCCGGAAGGTTAGTGACCCGAAGCTGGACGAAGAGGTGCGCCAGATCGTGGTGCCCGCCGATCAAGCAGCAGCCTTGGTGTCCGCCTACCATGATCAGCTGGGGCACCAGGGACAGGAACGGACAGTATCGTTGCTGCGCAGGTTTTTCTACTGGCCGGGGCTGGAAGCGTCAGTACGCAGCT
It encodes the following:
- the LOC141281314 gene encoding uncharacterized protein, whose amino-acid sequence is MTDNAGPAAPPRATSIIMGSPWIQKYGGAESEVRLTEWKAQLEYLADLQGLSAAQRLQFVLNSLEGEARREVQAAPEAIRATAQTVFQFLTEQYGDHTPVAVLRSQFFNCKQGPRQPIRAFALRLREQFTRLQARRDHGLGDGETLLRDQFLLGMKEGPVRQSLRVQFRRDSGLTFEDLKKEALALEGDEVEVSETPVCAAVSGNTAAPPEPADWKQALRVELLKDVREQMSELSKTLLGELRQGRAREEPRPAPRERVYSERGREPPGRPNRFNRPRFEWDDQGRPICNRCGEPGHYSRQCGPRRASEGGF